A region of the Haematobia irritans isolate KBUSLIRL chromosome 5, ASM5000362v1, whole genome shotgun sequence genome:
TTAACAATCGGTTACAGACGGTTTACACCAGAGATACTTTTTCATTGCCATTACCAGTTACGAAAGGGGTTCCACAGGATTCTATAATTGGACCTCTATTATTGTGCATGTACGCAAATGACCTCTAGAAATAGTCCATAGTCAGATACTTATGTATGTAGACGACATACAAATCTTTTTAAGTAGTCCGGTAGGTGATACTAGTGAGTGTTTGGGGAAACTTAACCACGACCTTGATCGTGTGTTTCGATGGGCAACAGCAAATGGTCTGCTACTAAATCCACAAAAGTCTAAATGTTTGATTATACACAAGAATAGAAGGTTCTCTTTGTCCAATGCTGACATTATGATGAATGGTCAGAAAATCGATGTAGTCACTAGTGCTAAGAATCTTGGAGTAGTATTCAATAGCACATTGAGTTGGCCAAGTCATGTAAACACAGCCGTTGGACAAACATATGCAAAACTCGTGCTTTATGGGTTACTCATTCCTACACACCAGTCAATATTCGACTTCTCCTGGCGAAAAGTCTTTTGTTACCGGATTTAATTTACGGATCTGAACTCTTCGCGAATTGTGACTCCGTGAGCAAAAATAGACTTAACGTGGCATTCAATAGTATAGTTCGTTATGTGTATGGGTTACGCAGGACCGATCATGTTTCGCATGTTACAAACTCCCTCATTGACTTTAGTTTTAATACCCTGCTTAATGTCAAGTCGttagtatttctacataaattgatttacaaACGGAAACCCAGCTATCTCTATGATAAAATTCGGTTTACCAGATCTGATAGAAATAGGAATATAATATCCTTTATAAGGACAATTCTTGTATCCGAATGGCAGTTCTTTATTGGCACAATACGTCTCTGGAACACTGTACCACCCGATATACAATGCATCAGCAACGCATCATCTTTTAAGAagagtattcaaaatttatttcaaaattaaaatatttatcattaaaaatttgcttgtagatataatatagtatcacaatttcaatttcaatcatcaaTAATACAATGCaattgaatattaaaagtaatttctttatatatatatttttttctattattattaatacaatttttttttatttatttaaattttaatttttttttctttttatctttaaatttaattattgtatatacttattataaATCGGAGatattttaacatttataatgggagccaccgtggtgcatatacaaggtcgtgggttcgattcctgcttcgaccgcacaccaaaaagtttttcagcggtggactatctcacctcagtaatgctggtgatatttctgagggtttcaaagcttctctaagtggcttcactgcaatgtgtaagagagaagttcaccaatgtggtatcacaatggactgaatagtctaagtgagcctgatacatcgggctgtcacctaacctaacctaacctaacatttataatcctgcactgtaattataagattttaatcttgttgtgtaggtactcaataaaatgaaatgaaataattgattcatcaaattttgtaattgaaacaaaaattaatagtatcaattaatttaattgatactatcatttctgggattgaagtcatttcaattaataattaattggataaattaatttcgtgattgaagacaaaaaatagtttttttgtgtgtactagcAGATtttgagcacggttgccacagttggtagaattctaccaaaaattgcaaatatttttattgtttggtagaattcttgatattttggtagattttattcCTCTCGAACTAAGAagtacttcaatttttatagaaatataattttggcaaaattgtctatagaaataaaattttgatataattttctatataaaaccagtaaggaaagtctaaagtcgggcggggccgactatattataccctgcaccactttgtagatctaaattttcgataccatatcacatccgtcaaatgtgttgggggctatatataaaggtttctcccttaatacatacatttaaatatcactcgatctggaagaattttatagacttctacaaaatctataaactcaaaatttaagtcggctaatgcactagggtggaacacaatgttagtaaaaaaaatatgggaaacgtttaaatctgaagcaattttaaggaaacttcaaaaaagtttatttatgctttatcgctcgatatatatgtattagcagtttaggaaaattagagtcatttttacaacctttcgactaagcagtggcgattttacaaggaaaatgttggtattttgaccatttttgtcgaaatcagaaaaacatatatatggaagctatatctaaatctgaaccgatttcaaccaaatttggcacgcatagcaacaatgctaattctactccctgtacaaaatttcaaataaatcggagttaaaaattggcctctgtggacatatgagtgtaaatcgggcgaaagctatatatgggagatatatctaaatctgaaccgatttcaaccaaatttggcacgcatagcaacaatgctaattctactccctgtacaaaatttcaactaaatcggagttaaaaattggcctctgtggacatatgagtgtaaatcgggcgaaagctatatatgggagatatatctaaatctgaaccgatttcaaccaaatttggcacgcatagctacaatgctagttctactccctgtgcaaaatttcaactaaatcggagttaaaaattggcctctgtggtcatatgagtgtaaatcgggcgaaagctatatatgggagatatatccaaatctgaaccgatttcaaccaaatttggcacgcatagtaacaatgctaattctactccctgtgcaaaatttcaactaaatcagagttaaaaattggcctctgtggtcatatgagtgtaaatcgggcgaaaggtatatatgggagatatatctaaatctgaaccgatttcaaccaaatttggcacgcatggctacaatgctaattctactccctgtgcaaaatttcaactaaatcggagttaaaaattggcctctgtggtcatatgagtgtaaatccggcgaaagctatatatgggagatatatccaaatctgaaccgatttcaaccaaatttggcacgcatagtaacaatgctaattctactccctgtgcaaaatttcaactaaatcggagttaaaaattggcctctgtggtcatatgagtgtaaatcgggcgaaaggtatatatgggagatatatctaaatctgaaccgatttcagccaaatttggcacgcatggctacaatgctaattctactccctgtgcaaaatttcaactaaatcggagttaaaaattggcctctgtggtcatatgagtgtaaatccggcgaaagctatatatgggagctatatctaaatctgaaccgattttgctgatattttgcaagtttttcgagactcacaaaatattcggatgtacggaatttgaggaagatcggttgatatacacgccaattatgaccagatcggtgaaaaatatatatggcagctatatctaaatctgaaccgattttttccaaaaacaatagggatcgtctttgagccgaaacaggaccctataccaaattttaggacaatcggactaaaactgcgagctgtactttgcacacaaaaatacatcaacagacagacagacagacggacatcgctaaatcgactcagaatttaattctaagccgatccgtatactaaaagtttggtctatgattactccttcttggcgttacatacaaatgcacaaacttattataccctgtaccacagtattggtgaagggtataaaaatgttgacaaaattttatatagaaaaaaatttttctatagaaataaaattttgacaaaattttctatagacataaaattttgacaaaattttctatagaaataaaattttgacaaaattttctattagaaataaaattttgacaaaattttctatagaaacaaaatttttacaaaattttctatagaaataaaattttgacaaaattttctatagaaataaaatttttacaaaattttctatagaaataaaatttttacaaaattttcaatagaaataaaattttgacaaaattttctatagaaataaaattttgacaaaattttctatagaaataaaatttttacaaaattttctatagaaatacaattttgacaaaattctctatagaaataaaatgatgaaaaaatttactataaaaaagtttctatagaataaaattttggcaaaattttctatagaaataaaatgatgaaaaaatttactatagaaaaaaattttgacaaaattttctatagaaagaaatgttgacaaaatattctgtagaaataaaattttggtgctaatttctaaagaaataaaataggattatgcatgtcaaattataACTACATCAATTTAAAGATAGTGtctattagtttttaattttcacaCTTACATAGTTAAATTTATTGCTACCGCTGCTGCCACCTCCACTACTACCACTGGGACCTTTTAACAGATTATCTGGCGAGGAATTAATACGATCGTTATCACTTGATGATAAATTTGAATCGGCTGAATGATCTAGACCCCCACCTGAGGAGTCCATATCAGTGTTCCATGCTTCATATTCGGTGTAATTTGTAGACTGATTCATTAACTATAAGAAagaatgaagaaaaataaacaaaaaacaattcgtACACATAGGAAATTATTATTGTAATAAACAATGGAAAAGATTTTAGATAACAATTGAATTAAGACAATACATACACGCATATAAAAACGAGAATATTAAACATtaaagcatattttttaaagaTGATGTGATGTATATGTAATTTATTGTAATTATCATGGAAAGATTTAAAAATCTATCTAACTCCATTAACATATAACATAtagcaaacatatttttttgttttttaagtaaaatgaaaattccaattttatgGCAACTAGTTCACTATTTCATTTGTTTAATACTTATTACAGTACCTAAACGGGACTCGTAAGAGGTCATATGGCGAAGAtgataaaatgaaacaaaacgACCCTTTTTAGGCGCCAACTACTACAAGAAAATAAAGGtacacataaaaatttgatgagTTTAACAATAAAGGATTGAataaaagtcgaattttccacttttttaattcttaaaattgtgcacccttattcctgaagtcgtcctcgctctcgccgtcgctttttgtcgtctgtcgcttttaagtcgtctcgtcattTATTTTGGTATACCTGTAGAGTGGCGATGGCGACGACGATTACAATGCTCGGTAATAAAAGtccgatatcactagaaaacagtcagctgatgtgcaaaaaatgaatattattttgttcggtttataatatttttattactgGCGCAATTCTATgtcggaaaatcaagaaaaaatatttaatttgacgcgggaaaaatgtggatatatattcaaggacagtaaaagcttccaaaactataaaaatggcgacgacgctgaaatcaatggcacaaggatcatagtgaaagaaaacaatcagctgatgtgcaaaactggaaaatcaaaataaatttgactttGGAAATGGTTTACATTAtctaagtttggtgctaaatgaaatacattggccttgaagggtttctattaaaatggaattgaaaatcaacacgtttactttaatttagTTACGCCCATGTTCTTCATTTCGATTTAGCTCATTTAGAGAATATTCCGATTGTCAAGGTGTTCTTCAATCCGAATTAGagtaaaaattctctaaatattTTAGAGCAAACACAAGTAATCTAAACCAATTAGAATgacaatatattaaaaaattctcaTCCAAAATAGCATTAAAAGGCGTATATTTATAAAGTACAATATGTTTTCTAGCTATTTCTTACATAATATATGTTGTTGGATAACATTAAATAcaagtaatttttaaaaataaataggtCTCTTTTTCCTGTGAATATTTAGAGTGTGATTTTCTCTAAATGCCCGGAAAAAAACGTTCGAGAGAAGTTAGAGTTGCCTTAGTATTTCGTGTGCACTGCAGACTGTATGTAAAAACCATTGCAACCAGAAAAAATGCAATTTGGTAACCCCGAATGGTAAAAAcatatgacaaaaaataaacaaaacatttgCAGTCAGTGACGCGGGaaagaaagtttgtaaaatGTAAGTAAATAAATATGTTGATAATAAAACTACTAACAATTTCTCATTTTGCAGGGGAAAACATAAAACTGCTGCCCAagatcaaatatttttagatttttttactatacatCCTGGATTAGCAAGAGGATTTGAGAAGGGAGACCGTGTGGTTCACGACGAGCTATGGCTGAAATTATCTGAAGAACTAAATGCGTCAGGACCACCAGTGAAGGATGCTAGCAATTGGAAGAAGGTTTTTGATGTCATTTATttaagtttcataaaattatttgaatttgttTCAGGCATGGCAGGACTGGCGGCTCAATATTAAGAAGAAACTTGCAGATAATAAAGCTGAAGACCGTCGTACTGGAGGAGGACCCTTCAACAAGCACCACTTAACACGCACGGAAGAAGAGTTGGCTGTTATATGTGGATTGTATGCAGCAGTAGAAGGAATAGAAGGAGCTAAAACGTTTGGTTGTTCTCAAAAAGTGCCGGGGAAGAAAATTATTGTTGGtcaatcaaaaaaaagtgaatcgGACATAGTACATAAAGACATGTGTACATCAAAACAAAGTGCTTATTCATCCAAGAAAAGTGTTACTTCCAATCAAGCGGACATGGATTTTAATAGCATGTCTTCCAGCAATTTTCAAGTCCTTGCTACAGAAGATGGTAGCGTGTCTGTCGACTTCACAAATGGAACGATCGGTGAAGTAGACGTATCATTTACAAACGGTACACAGGAAATCGAAACTCCTAGTCCATATGCTCCACCGTCACCGAAAAAAAAGAAAGCTCTTAACGATGTAACGCACATAATGGAAGAAGAGTCCAAAAACTTTAATCTCTTaggagaaaaaattgaaaagctaTGCGGACAAAATGAGTGCCTCTTAAAAAGACTTAAAAATATAGATAGTTCTCTAGACAAGCTACGTTATCTCAAAAaagaagaaattcaggaaaacaaACGACATCATATAGAGATTGAGAAGAAACTAGCAGAAAAAAACGAGATGAAACTTGAACTTATCAAACTTAAAAAACTGAAACTAGACATAATGGAAACCATGGCCTATGGGAAACAGAATTAAATCAACCCatttttaatgctaaaaaaatatgtttactaTTATAAGATATTGATAGCTAAACTCGGCTGGACCGAAaatgaattgttattttttgtttttatcgttattgtttttttcttttattttaataatattaataaaaatggaactgattttattttaaaatgtggCTTTCTATCTTAGTGACGCGGCAATGCTATCCCTAATAGATAAAGCTTCCTCACTGGTAAAAAATTCCTGCTCATCTTCGCCAGATTCTTCTGTTGGCTGTGGGGGTTCTTCGTCAAAAATTACATTATAATGTTTGCAAATATTGTGCAATGCACAACACACGTTGATTATTTTCACAGCTTTTGATGGTATATAATGAAGGGCGCCTTGTTGAAGGCACCGGAATcggctttttatatttcctataGTTCGCTCGACAATGTTTCGGGCAGAACAGTGTCTCTTGTTAAATTTATGCTGTGTACTACCGTAACTTGGAGCTCTATAGGGTATCATCAAAAAGGGTTCTAGTGCATATCCGGAATCACCTAAAAGCCATCCACTATATTCGCTGCTTTGATGTAGATCCATGAAATAACTTCTCGCTGCGCTTAGGCCCCACACAAATGAATCATGGCATGAACCAGGACGACTTGCATCTACTGCTCTAATTTTCATTGTGTTATcacaaatctaaagaaaaactttttttaaacaaaatgttaatgCATGTATGAGGCTTATGCACTCACAATCATAacatttaaactaaaataaCCTTTGCGGTTGTAGTATAAAGATTCATCCGATGGGGGCTTGATTATACGAACGTGTGTTCCATCGATGCATCCAATCACGCCCGGTATTCCATATTTTGtaaagaagaaatttttactAGATCTTATTTCTTCACCAGTCATCTCCAATTTTATCCATATCGGACATATCGTGTCTTCCAACAAATTTATGACACGCCACATAAGTTTGCAGAAGGTTGTACGTGCAAGGCTAATATTGAGGTCATTGGCAATTACTCCTTGAAATGATCCGGTAGCCAAATATCTAAGGGTGGCCGTTAATTGTAGAATTGGTGGAATGGAATATTTTCTTAGACGCGGGGCTACCTCTCGCAGAACTGACACGAATGAGTCCTTGTTAAGGCGATATAAAGCAACAAAGCTATGTGCggataattataattttgaatataGCACAACAATTGCTTTATATAGACTTACGCAGCATCTGGAATGTCCATGGGATCTAAAGAATTCCTAAGGCATCGTCTCATAACACGGGACTCTTGAAATTTGCGCTTCTTTAACAACAAAACAGATAATAAAAATCCGCACGGCATTTTAATAACACTTCAGAAGAAATacttttttaaacagctgactcGAAAATGAAATCCAAAACCACTCTAATTTAAGAACAGGAAATTTGTACCGAAAATAATTAGAgcggattttattattttttcggatTCGGAATAGACTCGAAAATAAgaacatggctgttaaatagcgcatttttatagatttgtaATCGTGGTCAGCTCAGGACTCTTTGATATAGAGTGGAAACTGCTTCCAATCAAAGAGTGGAAGCTGCAATATATACTTGAACAATATAGATTTTTAATAATAGTTACAGCGTTTCTACCATTTATTGCAATTTGTCTCTAAAGGCCAAAGGCATTGAACACAAACAATTTGTTCCAACCGGGTTTAAATCGTTGGAGTCAGTCTAGCTCATCTTATGGCTGATCTCTAgatccttttttttattttttgtaatttttgaagatTAGTCACATTACTtcttaccaatttccattttttaaatttatttttcaattgttcgattaataaaatctaaaaaaacttcttcaaaatttaatcaccaaactcgtcgctggtaaatttaacGGCGACAAAAAGTGACGATATTGGCGACGACGTCAGGAATATCGATTTTCGTTGAcagcagaatatatcgacgaacggaatacctATTAGTAGTGACACacgaaaagcgacggcgagggcgacttcaggaataagggtgatgaTTAGGAAATTTGTGTCGGGTTTGAATGTTATAAAAGAGTCAAATACACGAATTATGAAATAGAAAATCCCAATATttgtaaaatcaatatttctcaatatttacgtccgattttcaaaaaaccgCATATATCATAAATCTGACTACAACCTttccagggagccaccgtggtgcaatggttagcatgtccgccttgcatatacaaggtcgtgggttcgattcctgcttcgaccgagcaccaaaaagtttttcagtggtggattatcccacctcagtaatgctggtgacatttctgagggtttcaaaccttctctaagtggtttcactgcaatgccgttcggactcggctataaaaaggaggtcccttgtcattgagcttaacatggaatcgggcagcactcagtgataagagagaagttcaccaatgtggtatcacaatggactgaatagtctaagtgagcctgatacatcgggctgccacctaacctaacctataaccTTTGCTTTTAAATCCACCGTCTGATAAACTTATGCCGGAAAATGAAGCTTTAATACTGACCCAAATATCTTTAtacagatttttgtttttcgctgaAAATTCCCTTCTTCTCAGATATGCTGGAGatcctaaatttttgcctcgatTGAACGGTACTAAGTGAGATAAAAGTTACCACTAGTGGCATAAGCTAACCTATTGTAGCTACCCAAGAATGTATatgttaaaatgaaattaagttaaAACTACTTattcatttaaacttaaatttgttttgaaacgaaatatatttttgttgtcaTGAAAAGAACCATACATACAAAGTGTAATATTAGTatcaatgaatttaaaaaataaaacaataataattgtttatataatcagagttagaatatattttataatgatAGATGGATGttgaatgttatttatttatggaaatattGCATTAAATCAATCATATCAGTAACTTGGTCAATTCTCTACGTATTTTGAAAATTGCATTCATAAGAAATGTgttataattagaaataaaaattatttataacaaaCATCAACAGGAAACAACGAAAGAAGAGAGttataatatttgtttgtaagCTGCATACCTATAGGTatcgactagaggtgtgcacgtgagtaatattttgctcacgcacactcacgacggagaaatcttattcgcgCGCTATAttatttggtaggactcacgctaacgaaaagaaaatttgtattcatgcACACTcaggcacgaaaatcttttaaatgtcgtgactcacgaaaaacctcgtgactcacgaataattttatgagtaatttaccaatAGAACCAgagtgaaaacatgagtatgattaaaatcgagagcgttataaatcACTTAACACTCACTAAAATtacaaatgaattcaactcgtaagcattttatgttcgtaagcgggattcttttcgtgagcgttttttccgaaattcgttactcacgcacactcacgaagatattattttcgtgacttacGCTCCAGCacgacgcgtgagtcacgacaatttcgtgtcacgtgcacacctctagtatcgACTAAGTTGTTAATTCGATTAAACTTTATTTGATCATGGGCATTCGATTAAccgaataatttaaaatattgtgtttttgcttaaaaaatattcacgatAAATCGAATAAACATCCTAGCTAACGTTTCAGTACAATAATTAAGCTTTTTTTAACCCTAGAAAGCTTATCCTACTGAAAGTCACGGATAAGCTAAACATACGTCTTTGGCACGTATCATAGTTTGCCATcacgtggtcaaaatttttgaatttttgttttaaatttttgtacttacatcgattctatatacaaatccttatcatttaaaaatgtttttggccaaaattgtatttattatgtaacaaaaaaatcacattttcggtactcattttcatgagagagagcgaaaaactaaaaaaacgcatacgtcTCTCAGGCGTAGATAAGCTGTTTAGGGTTAAATCCTTAACTATAacccagaaaacaaaaaattaagaaattcttATATCCAAAATCATCTTCTAAGATTAACTTCATAACAAATTCTTTTGTTTTGACATATAACAACTTTTGGTTTATGCAGTTTTTGCAACACGtaacaattttcttaattttaacgggtatataaataaaaaaaaacaaatataatggaaatttcccaaaaaaaaaaatatttctccatTTACATAAAGGGAAAATtaaactgtcatccataatcgaattaattaggttgtggtatcttaaaacttcttaacatcgttttctaaattgtgagtatatattatacaaaaagaggtaagtctacaaataattacgaatcgatatggacttctgcgcggtacgtagagagccagaattgaaatatgtagcCCCCcattatacaattatgaacttgatatggaccaatttttgtgtgattggggatcgatttatctgagggctatatataactatagaccgatatggacctagttaggcatggttgttaacggccatatactagcacaatgtaccaaatttcaactgactcggatgaaatctgctcctccaagtggctccacaaccaaatctcgggatcggtttatatgagggctatatatgactatggactgatatggaccacttttgggatggtt
Encoded here:
- the LOC142237449 gene encoding uncharacterized protein LOC142237449, encoding MCTSKQSAYSSKKSVTSNQADMDFNSMSSSNFQVLATEDGSVSVDFTNGTIGEVDVSFTNGTQEIETPSPYAPPSPKKKKALNDVTHIMEEESKNFNLLGEKIEKLCGQNECLLKRLKNIDSSLDKLRYLKKEEIQENKRHHIEIEKKLAEKNEMKLELIKLKKLKLDIMETMAYGKQN